The Halocalculus aciditolerans genomic sequence TCCAAGGATTGGCAATGCTGTAGAGACCCCCCTGATTCGGAGTGAGCTATCACCGAACTAATGGACGATATTGATGCCAGCTTAATCAAGATGGATGTAGATTGGAGTTGGAAGGACACACCCCCCTGATTCGGAATGAGATCCCGTAAGACTAACCGTATGGGCGCGATCTTCTAACAACCAACTAGGCGGTCCTTAACTAGGACGAGTCATTCTCTCCAAATCGAAAGACAGCGTAGACTTTCAAGATTAACCGTCTAGTTATAACCCTAGCTTTATTACCTAGCCAGACTAAAATTCCACTAAGTGAAATACAGCACTAGTTAGGAGTATTAGTGAATACACCTAACACTGGAAGTACAGCTCTTCTATCCCTTGAATTGAAGCAGTAAATTATACGTCGAGAGCGTATATCCGATCAATCCATTACTGAAACCTCCTCATCGGGTGGAAATTCACCTTCTAATCAGGCGGTATAGAGGGTATCATCTCATTCCGAACGAGGGGGGTGTGTGGTTCCACTCGTATCTTGTTGTAACTACAGGGGTAGAATGAGGTGATCTTAGTCGTTCGTGTCTTATCTTCGTGAGTAAGGGCGACACGTTCTCGTGACGCCTTCTCGTCATCGACGCCTACGAGATTTCGACGCGGGTCAACAATCCCGGAAACGACAATCCGCAGGTTATCGAACCGCTGGACCACGAGCAGTCCGGACTCGGTGAATTCAGTTCGGGGTAGCTGTCGAGTTCCTCGTCGTTACTGCATTGGCGATGCAGCTGCCGAATCGACGAGTGAATACTCTCGATCTCGACTCGTGCCTTCCGCTTTGAGGAGGTTGTACTGAGCCATCTTGGAGAGGTACGTCCGGACGGTCCGTTTCGTTCGAGGGTCATCGACGTCCTCGGAATAGCGCTCGTGGATCTCGCTCGGCCCGACCGGGCCGTGCTCGCGCACGATGTCGTAGACGACGCGCTGGTGCGGAGTGAGTGAGTCGAGGCTCTTCTGCTTAATCTGGGCGCGGGCATCCTCGGCGGCGTCCAGGAGGATGTCGTTGGTGATCCGCTCCTGGTTCTCGCGGTCGGCCTTGCTGGCCGCTGTTCGAAGGATGCCGATTGCGAGGCGGGCGTCGCCGGCGGCCGCATCGGCGATGCGGTAGAGCTGGTCGTCAGTGATAACGTCCTCGTCGAGACCCCACTTCGCCCGCGCACTCAGAATGTCGTACAGCTGCTCATCGTGGTACTTGTCCATCCGGACGTGTTCGCTGGAGCGCAGCCGGCTCACGAGGCGGTCGTCGACGCGGCTGAACAGTTCCTCTTCCTTGTTCGCGATGCAGATGATCGCGAACTGCGGGAGGCTGTGGAGGTCGTAGATGACGCTGGGGTCTTCGAGCTGGTCGACCTCGTCAAGGATGACGACGGTTCGCGGGCCGTCGTGCTGCTGGAGACGGTCGACGAGTTCGTCGTGGGGCGTCGACTGCCGGTGGATGTCGATGGTCGCGCCGAGGTCGTCGAGAATCTGGTAGAGCGTGCGGAACCGGGTGTAGTTGCGCCAGCAGTTGACGTAGATGGCCTCGACGTCGAGGACCTCTTCTCGAAGTCGTTCCGTGACGAACTTCGAGATGCACGTCTTGCCGGCGCCGCTGGGTCCGGTGACAATAGCGGTGTCGGCGGGCTCTCCGTTCGTGATGGGCTCAAGAACGCTGGAGAGGTGATTGACCTCGGCGTCGCGATGCTCGACTTCCCGAGGGACGAATCCGGCCCGGAGGACGCGAGCATCGCGAATCATCTGTCTCTGACAGACTGATTTCGGGTCAGGTTACAAAAGCCTGACCGGGTCGTTTCCGGAAACTGCATCCTCCCGATTCTGTAATTAGATTCCTCGCGTTGTGTCTGCCTCTTTTCCCAATCGCGGAGAGATGCTTCCGGAAATTCTCTGAAAATTCGAGATTTCCTGAATCTGTGAGTGAGTACCTCGGGACTTATTTCGTATTTGACCGTTCGCGTTTCTGGAAACGTCCTCGGAAAGTCTGTACCGGGGTGGTAGATCCAGTCACGGGGTGCCCTTGACACCTATATTGTTGAAACTCGGAAACGACCCGGATTCACACTTCAGGACGGCACACATAGTGGGGGTACTGGCGCCGTGATATTCCAAGTGTTGTCCTTCCTACCATGATCGATTTCGAGGAGCAGATCCCGTCGATACTCGCAGCCGATACTAACGACCTCTATGAGCGTGATCCTGAGACGTTTTTTGCAGCCCATATTGGCTTCTGTCCGCGCCAGCTATACGTCAACAAGCTCGGGCTCTCGAAATCCAAAACGTACTGGGGCAAGTATCGTGCGTCGCGTCTGATCCAGAACTACTTCGAGCAACAGCTCAGCGATCGCAATCCGACACTGGAGACCGAAGTAAGCTTGAATATTGACGAGGGCCCTGTCCGATTTCTCGGTCGGTGTACCCTGTATGATCCCGCCGACGAAATTGCGTACGTGCTGAAGGTACGGAACGGCTGGTACAAATTCTCCCCACCGATCGACCGCCATCTCGACCAGCTTCACATCTATATGCAGGGATTAGGAGTTGAGCAAGGAAAACTCGTGTACGTTTCAAAAAACGACCTCAGCGATATTCGGGAATGGCCGTGTCCAGACGCTGACTCGTCTGCCATCCAGTTCGACGAATCACGATATGAGCAGTTAGTCACGAAGGCAAAGCGGATTCGCAACCAGATCTGGACGCACGGCATTGCGACAAGTGAGGCCGAAATTCCACTTGAGAAATGCGGCTGCTACTTTTGCCAAGAGGAATCGTTGGCTTTCCCGGATGCAGTGCATCCAATGTCGGACGGGTCTGGTGAGCCAGCTCTCGATACGTCTGAAAATAGGGGTTGCATGGCAGAGGAGACTGTCGAGACCGGCGTAGCTGATTCGACTGACCAGACCTCTTCTACCGAAGCGGAAACCAGGGATCTGCTTGATGTGCCTGATTCGAACGATACTCGTATTTTGGACGTGGATCGTTATCATATCCCGGCGGCATTGCGTGACTTGGATATTTGGGTTGTCTGGGATGGCCGGTCGAAAGTCGCTCTCGCGCCTTGGCAGGCGGACACAATGTATCCGTGTGAATGGGCCGCTTCAAAGGACGTGAATCCACGCCGGGGCTTCCAAAAAGCGAAGATGGTAGCAGAGCTTCCGCTTCGTGAGATTCATCGTGCGTGGCCGTTCCCCGATGGTGAGGATCTTCCCGAGGCTGTGCATCCAGCGGTTCTCCTCCCACATGATCCACCAGATCCTCCGCTCTCGTTCGTGGATTTCGATGATGTTCGGGATCCAGAGACGGGTGAGGTATCAGACGAGGTAGCAACTCTCGTTGATGCGCTTGATGGATACACAGAGGTAAGTCAGAGTGGGACAGGGCTCCACGTGTATGTGCGCGGTCGTCTTCCGGAGGGGGTCGGGGCCTTTGCGACGGCCCTTTCCCAGCGCGGCGCCTTGGAAATCTACGATCACGCGCGATTCACTGGTGGGACATGGCGACATGTCGCCGGGACTCCACTCGATAGCGTTCCTGAGGCGACGGATGTCCTCGCTGCAATCGTTTCCCGGTACTAGTCCCGATATTGTTTTGCCAATTCGCGGATTTTCTCTTTTTTCTTCCTGATGTTCACCGAATGCCACCTCGAAAATTCTTCTATAGAAATGTTTGTTCGAGCCCCCACTTTGCCCGAGCACTCAGGATGGCGTACAACTGCTCGTCGTGGTACTTATCCATCCGGACGTGTTCACTCGAACGGAGCCGACTCACGAGGCGGTCGTCGACGCGGCTGAACAGCTCTTCTTCTTTGTTCGCGATACAGATGATCGATACGCCGCCGACAGGCGACGGCTGAGCCGAATACTCCACTTTCACTCCGGTAGGCTGTTACTTATCAATCTCGCATACAATAGGCTATATGTGGCGAATCAGGTCACTCGAACCTATGTTGCGTCCATTCACAACCACCAACAGGTGTGTGAAGACCTCGATTCGCTCGGGTTTGCGGCCTCAAAACTTTGGAACGTCGCTCGGTGGACCTGCGACCGTATCTGGGACGAAACCGGCACGATACCAGACCACGGTGCTCTCAAAGCGTACCTCAAGAACAACGAACGCTACGCGGATTTGAACGCACAATCCAGTCAGGCAATTCTCGAAGAATTGGCTGAAGCGTTCGACTCGTGGTACACACTCCGTGGGAACGGTGACAAGAAGGCGAACCCGCCCGGCTACCGCAAGCACGGTGATGACCACCCACGCTCGACGGTCACGTTCAAAGAGGATGGGTTCAAGCACGACCCCGACCACGATCGGATTCGACTCTCGAAGGGGCAGAATCTGAAAGATGGGCGTCAAGACTTTATTCTCTGTGAGTACGCTGTTGACCCGGATGTGACCGTCCAGAACGTCCAGCAGGTCAGAGCTGTCTGGACCGGCACCGACTGGGAGTTGCATATTGTGTGTAACGTCGAACGAGACGACCCGGACCCACCCGGCGACCGAGTGGCCGGTATCGACCTCGGTATCTGCAACTTCGCCGCCGTTGCGGTTGGCGACGACGCTTTGCTGTATCCCGGTGGCGCACTCAAAGAGGATGATTACTACTTCCAGAAACAGCGGGCGAAGTGCGACGATAGTTCCTCCCGCAAAGCACAACGGCTGGACCGCAAGCGTGGCGAGCGCCGGACACACTTTTTCCACGCTGTCTCGAAGGACATAGTAGCCGAGTGCGCCGCCCGAAACGTCGGAACGATTGTCGTGGGCGATCTGACTGGTATCCGCGAGAACACAGACTGGGGTGACCACGGCAACCTCGATCTCCATGGGTGGGCGTTCGACAATTTTACGCAGATGCTGGAATACAAAGCGGCCGAATACGGCATCAGTGTTGAGCGCGTGGACGAACGTGGTACCTCCAAGTCCTGTGGTTCGTGCGGGACCATCGACGACAGCCAGCGTGTTGAACGTGGGCTGTACGTGTGTGACGAGTGTGGGCTGGTCGCTAATGCCGATGTGAACGGGGCCGAGAACATCCGACAGAAGGTACTCCCAAATCTCGCCTGTGACGGGGGAGATAGGGATAACGGCTGGATGGCACAGCCAGCGGTGCGCCTGTTCGACACATCGACGGGGAGGATAGCCCCTCAAGAACAGGTGACCCGCGAACCATAATCTCCCAACGCTCGGGAAACCGCGCGGAGAACGGCGCGGAGGATGTCATACGGAGGTGAGTCAAATCAGACCACGTGTACGTGCGTGGCCGTCTCCCAGAGGGGATCGGGGCCTTTGCGACGTCGCTTTCCCAGCGTGGCGCCCTCGAGATCTACGATCACTCGCGATTCACCGGTGGAACGTGGCGCCACGTCGCTGGGACTCCACTCGATAGAGTTCCTGAGGCGACGGATGTCCTCGAGGCAATCGTCTCCCAGTACTAGCCCTGGTCTTGCTTTGCCAATTCACGGATCTTCTCTTTCGTTTCTTCCTGATGTTCACCGAATGCCACCTCGAAAATCCCTCTATAGAAATGTTTGTTCTTCTCGAGCGTGATGTCCTCACGCTTCAGCTGCTTCTTTAACCGAGTGAATGTTACCTCGATTTCTTCACTCTGCTCCGGCTCAACGTATATAGTGGCCGAATCCCAATCCTCTCTGATGTTCAGTTGTTCGTCGTCTGATTCCTCGGTCGGCGATTTAGTCTCCGCTGTAGGGGCCTCTCTCTGCTGACGTGATTGGTCTTCGGTTACTGTTGTCGGATCACCGTCTCGGCTTTTTCCGTCCGGTGTGGTCTCTGTCGGCTCGTCGTCGGCCGTGGCTTCCTCGTCGTCTGCTTCCTCTGACGGATCCTCAAATCGCTCGTCCATTCCTCGGGGCATCCTTACACCTCCACCTGCGTTTTGTCGAACGCTCGTTCCATTGTCTCAGCAACCTCCAGGAAGAGGTCGCGCTCAACTTGTTGGTCGTTTGCGTCCTCCCATTCGAAAATATCGCAGCCGTTGTCCCACGCGCGCTGTATCGCTACCCGCATCGGAAGCTTGAAGATCGGCGCTAGTGACGCATATGACTCATCGAAAGCATCGAGAAACTTCTGTGACTGACCATCGTCCCGATACATATTTGCCAACAGTCCAACGATTGCAATCTCGATCTGTTGATTATCCTCGATTGATTCCAGCTGGTCCCAGAGATCGTCTAGGGCATCTCGTGATGTCGCTTGGGTTTGTGCGGCCAGGAACACGTTCTGCGCCGCGATGAACGCCGCATCTGTTAGGACCGAGAGATCAGGTGGGCAGTCGATCAAGATAAAATCGTAGTCGTAACCGTCGTCCACTAACTCTTCGAGGGCAACTTTCAACGAGAGACGAGCGCCTGCGTCGTCCATCCAATCCCGGGCAAGACCCATGTCCTTGTGGCTCGGCACGAGATCGAAATTTAGGTGTTCGTACTCGTCGCTGTGGATCATAATTTCTGAAAGCGTCGTGTCGTCCGTGCGCGGATTGTCGACGAGGACGTCAAGAAGATTTGCGTCATCGGTAGCGAGCGTATTTGGAAGGTCGTTCTTCGGGCTTGAGGGGTCGTTGTCGTCGCCCGGGCCGAGTCCCAGGCCTTTCGTCATATCGGCCTGTGGATCCATATCAATCGCGAGGACATCGTGATCTCGCGAGGCCAGTGCCGCTGCACTGTTTATCGTCGCCGTTGTCTTCCCAGTCCCGCCCTTCTGATTGCCGAAGGCGATCGTGGGAATACCGGTCGATGGTGTGACGCCCCAGCCACGAGGTGACTCGGTCATAGTACGATCATTGATTCAATGACTCATAAATCCACGTCAGACATCTAATCCCGCTCTGAAAATTCTAAAGTTCCGTATTCCATGGTATAAACCGCTAACAGGCGGTTTTGATGTTGTATTTGGTGGGAATCAAAGAATCACTGATTCATTGGTTCAATACATCCTGGAATCCCCGCTTTGCTGGTTTCTCGTGGAATGGTGGTTGCTACTGGCCGTTACTGAATTAGTCACTCTGTGCTTCTCGGAGTGGGTAATTCATTGAATCACTATCTCTTGGATTCACTGATTCATTGATTCACTGACTCCATGATTCGCCACATCCTATTGGATTCCAAGAATCAAGTACTCCTTAACTCCCTGATTTATGGCTTCACTGAATCACAGATTCTGTGAATCAGTGAATCAATGTCCGGGCCATCTCGAGCATTTACTGGGGTAATGGATGAAACTAATCGAAGGTGTCACTGACGGTTGAGGGTCTCGATATTACGTGATCTCTGCAATCAGCTCAAAGCCGTCTTTGAACGTGATTTGCCCGTCGAACCCATGAGCTTCGATTGCAGTGACGACGCCGTTCCCTGCATCGTCATCCGTCGTGAGGACACAGATAGACGCAGCCTTCCCGCTTTCTAAGAGGTGGGCTGCGACGCCACCAAGTGCGGTATCCGCTTTCTCGATGTTGTCCTCAGAGCGATTCTCGGTCGTCCCTTGCATGTATGAGAGAATTCCTAGGCTTCCTCGTCGACCGGCTTGTCACGCGCATTCCGAATTTGGTCGAAATATGGATCGTACTCCCGTATGTCGAGAATCACCTCGCGGAGTGCATGGAGTACCGCAATCCCGAACGCAGGTTGAAGGTTGAGTTCGCGTGCTGCGAGGCGTTCGGTCATACCGCCCTCGACATACGGGATCGCGTACGTGAGTGCCGCAGCGAGCTTGCCTACGCCATGTTTCTCGATCAGCAGGTCGAGATCCTGATCCTGGGGCGACCGGCCGATTGCCTCGACGAGTGTGGGCGTGATCGTGTATGTATCGCCATCGAGGTTCGCAGTAAGGGTAATCGGGATGGCCGTGTAGGTGTGCGTTTTCTGCGTTTCATCCCGCGTGAGTACCCGGAGTTCGACGAGCGTTCCCGTATCCGCGTACGCGGTCGTGCGGGGTGTGTCGATGTCGGCGACGATTTCATCAATCGTCACTTCGCCTTCACGGAGAATATACGTGTAGAGGCGAGCGAGCCGTGGCTCTTCGAGTAGCTGTGCCACTGACATGAGGCCATTAATGGCGCGTTCGGGGTCCCCCGTCGCTTTCGACATACAATACATGATTCGTGTATTGAGTAATAACGCTTGGGTTGTGACCGAAGTCGGAGGTGTCCAAGTATCACTCTTTGCTTGGTTCGAAGGCAGCAGCCAGCTGCTCGCGCATATACTCCCGGCGGAGCGTCCGGGCGCGTGTATCCGAGAGGTAGTTCTGCAGGACGACGTCGGCGCTCGCGCTGCCCTGTTCGGCCGCGATCTCATCGAGGCTTCCGAGGACGACGTCGAGCGACGCAGAATACGCGTCGTACCAGTACCGCCGCCCCATCTTCGGCGCCGGTGTCACCCCGTCGATCTCGTCGGGAAGGCCCGCCCGGTCAGCGAGCTGTGTAAACCGGTTCCAGACCGTCCACCGGGAGATGGAATCGCCCGAGGTGTGGGGTGACGGAAACAGGTAGCCGTCCCAATCGTCGTGATCGGCGAATGCTGCAAGCCGATCCTCGAGGACATCCCGACCGTACAGCAGCGACACCTGTCCGGGACCGTTCTTTCGCTCCTCGAAGGAGATATACGGGACTTCGTCGGCGGCGACGTCGAGGACGAACTGGCGTGTGTGGAGGCGGGCGACCTCGTTCGGGCGAAGCCCCCACGCGCACAGTGCGAGGACCAGGAGGCGGTCTTCTGGTCCGTCGGCCGCCTGGTAAAGCGCGCGGACGTGCTCGGTGGCGAGACACGGTGTGTCGGCATCGTCATCGGTGTCGTTCGACCAGTCGAATTCCTCGTCGAGGCCGTCAGCCGGGTTGACGGCGGCCCATTTGCGCCGGACCAGATGGGCGTACCAGTTTGAGACGGCGAGATGAATCCGGCGTTTGGTTTGCCCGCCATTGAGATCCTCGTGCAAGCGGTCGAACGCTGCCCAGCACGCATCGACCGCTTTGTAGGCCGGGACGTCGCCATCGCGAGCGACGGGCGTCACGAGATCGTATGTGTCGTTCTCGTCGCAGTAGGCGGCGACGTAGCGGTTCAATCGGTAGCGGAGCGTATCGATCGACGAGTCCGCGAGGCCCTTTCGCTCTCGACGGGAGGTGAGGAACGATTCGAGCGCCTCGATAGTCCGTTCGTGGTCGGTCGCCCAGTCATAGCTCGTCTCCGTGGATTCGAGCCCGAGGTCAGTCGACCAGAACTCCCCGAACGTCATATCGTGGTACTCCCGCAACGCGTAGAGAAGCGGGCGGAAGTCGTGGTCGCGGAGCCAGCTGTGCGTCGGCTTCTCCTGGTCGGGATCGAGACCGTCGGCTTCCATCGCGGGGGCGACGACCGCCCAGTACGCGTCGACGAGTTCCTCGCGGTCGAGCAGCGTCCAGGAGATGTCGTCGACGTCCTCCCAGTCGGCGTGTGTCACCGGCGTTGTCGCGTCACTCACGGGGGACACCCCACCGTTTCCAGTATTCGAACCGCTCGGAAGCGGCGTAGCGGCCTCGATGAGTGGGTTTC encodes the following:
- a CDS encoding DUF7437 domain-containing protein: MSKATGDPERAINGLMSVAQLLEEPRLARLYTYILREGEVTIDEIVADIDTPRTTAYADTGTLVELRVLTRDETQKTHTYTAIPITLTANLDGDTYTITPTLVEAIGRSPQDQDLDLLIEKHGVGKLAAALTYAIPYVEGGMTERLAARELNLQPAFGIAVLHALREVILDIREYDPYFDQIRNARDKPVDEEA
- a CDS encoding RNA-guided endonuclease InsQ/TnpB family protein encodes the protein MANQVTRTYVASIHNHQQVCEDLDSLGFAASKLWNVARWTCDRIWDETGTIPDHGALKAYLKNNERYADLNAQSSQAILEELAEAFDSWYTLRGNGDKKANPPGYRKHGDDHPRSTVTFKEDGFKHDPDHDRIRLSKGQNLKDGRQDFILCEYAVDPDVTVQNVQQVRAVWTGTDWELHIVCNVERDDPDPPGDRVAGIDLGICNFAAVAVGDDALLYPGGALKEDDYYFQKQRAKCDDSSSRKAQRLDRKRGERRTHFFHAVSKDIVAECAARNVGTIVVGDLTGIRENTDWGDHGNLDLHGWAFDNFTQMLEYKAAEYGISVERVDERGTSKSCGSCGTIDDSQRVERGLYVCDECGLVANADVNGAENIRQKVLPNLACDGGDRDNGWMAQPAVRLFDTSTGRIAPQEQVTREP
- a CDS encoding Cdc6/Cdc18 family protein, yielding MIRDARVLRAGFVPREVEHRDAEVNHLSSVLEPITNGEPADTAIVTGPSGAGKTCISKFVTERLREEVLDVEAIYVNCWRNYTRFRTLYQILDDLGATIDIHRQSTPHDELVDRLQQHDGPRTVVILDEVDQLEDPSVIYDLHSLPQFAIICIANKEEELFSRVDDRLVSRLRSSEHVRMDKYHDEQLYDILSARAKWGLDEDVITDDQLYRIADAAAGDARLAIGILRTAASKADRENQERITNDILLDAAEDARAQIKQKSLDSLTPHQRVVYDIVREHGPVGPSEIHERYSEDVDDPRTKRTVRTYLSKMAQYNLLKAEGTSRDREYSLVDSAAASPMQ
- a CDS encoding ParA family protein, with translation MTESPRGWGVTPSTGIPTIAFGNQKGGTGKTTATINSAAALASRDHDVLAIDMDPQADMTKGLGLGPGDDNDPSSPKNDLPNTLATDDANLLDVLVDNPRTDDTTLSEIMIHSDEYEHLNFDLVPSHKDMGLARDWMDDAGARLSLKVALEELVDDGYDYDFILIDCPPDLSVLTDAAFIAAQNVFLAAQTQATSRDALDDLWDQLESIEDNQQIEIAIVGLLANMYRDDGQSQKFLDAFDESYASLAPIFKLPMRVAIQRAWDNGCDIFEWEDANDQQVERDLFLEVAETMERAFDKTQVEV
- a CDS encoding tyrosine-type recombinase/integrase: MSDATTPVTHADWEDVDDISWTLLDREELVDAYWAVVAPAMEADGLDPDQEKPTHSWLRDHDFRPLLYALREYHDMTFGEFWSTDLGLESTETSYDWATDHERTIEALESFLTSRRERKGLADSSIDTLRYRLNRYVAAYCDENDTYDLVTPVARDGDVPAYKAVDACWAAFDRLHEDLNGGQTKRRIHLAVSNWYAHLVRRKWAAVNPADGLDEEFDWSNDTDDDADTPCLATEHVRALYQAADGPEDRLLVLALCAWGLRPNEVARLHTRQFVLDVAADEVPYISFEERKNGPGQVSLLYGRDVLEDRLAAFADHDDWDGYLFPSPHTSGDSISRWTVWNRFTQLADRAGLPDEIDGVTPAPKMGRRYWYDAYSASLDVVLGSLDEIAAEQGSASADVVLQNYLSDTRARTLRREYMREQLAAAFEPSKE